From one Anoplolepis gracilipes chromosome 8, ASM4749672v1, whole genome shotgun sequence genomic stretch:
- the Spri gene encoding protein sprint isoform X7, whose translation MLSELCTTPDSHKRSDVFLEPYLQQHGVQVVNSPSTSPPNPLQHRQLTQLHHVQSQESLSSEGSATSEGSSGGSTENSGSEVACDITLIERLIRSHPIWFLPGIQRAGAFHLLQGKEEGNFVVRQSSQSDTMALSVRLPAGKGPYIEHYLIQANKGKLSLETSENRFDNIPSLIAHYSQCCDELPVQLTLPRAMREAKNRQQLSSLALLGQEFWRYPMANPKPPESSSSNTSSLSSFHGGNNNHNNNNNNNADTPITENIVLNLAPISSHNTPDTPSPTNPVNANTSTFASSLPRQPRPTPPNTLNLTTFNEPLNDNRRDRILSPGDKLSHKLISPNLVQSIRCPSPVVHNVENNVLSPAQDVKSFDSLKNGLDTPKSTTVEFVKNSEKFISPSNFHQNNLSCATSPELPDIRNIVVENDKTTQNVKTPPPPPPRWAKPGISQNQSNFTVTTTVTFNVNQNNSLNTSQQNTPSDHTTSLLSPQSNKSLISNFSIKSPLSPITPVLSPTSKLISKTPSVLSPNTPSSTSKSKRRRDRENRKNSQHYQESDILESYYRSSPADKISDYEDIWNTTDQSTQSTWNDRLKDNKIVCISQDRLRNSNDHLLSPKESERSLISERSPAGEQVILKSDRFIFKKDKIGYKEMTSPEFSSFKPVTEMKSPDQSLLEEIGMGKRPDLLSRVCSANSLNSPNTVTPPRNKLGLVLANSENNSPMTPESKQNSPFYAEPADAIAQNVIVARRRPTRNNPAINKYRHSEPNWLQAPTGNNANQLHPIDWEEPTEETEDKTPLISSSVDNLAKRLGQTRETKKILRAKPVQPPKIRTKVFNDTSWTVDSSWEFIGNDTEEPDCEPAYDCDADYDGDNVARKFPGDEECNRNMIGDTLTVQSIILQRYPELLKSSPDTCESLYSDRNSSYDNVEKRNVDRNDTPDSRKDRTYDPSEWETMLDTDVETDMEKVKRNKSFKDRLDPLLSPPRIQALSRNRDQQNGTGAAIRAYALQLAADKTTTFSQNIDNFIQCTRESKEVTPHVVMRNMRQFMSGMKNYLVKHGEREFEKEVEKERLKLRPNEFLNLDAILEDVMMGLVVRPLREHVCRLFIDYYVATGVLQTLAANIQHAQGKTIHDLGVRSKIIPPSEENLERILKCIERLQRADSPLEKLEHLLTAISAIFNSVKQANSGRHITLGADDLLPLVIWVLVRGKVVDAEIEAEYMWGLLHASLLNGEGGYYLTTLSSAVHVLKTFMSSQGTMSTLNGCGTPDCSSVLRILVPDELHGSLNTRTLPVRPNMNTREICRILAHKIRCTNPQDYGLFKLVQGEETLLGDHECPQELSHCLFAYKRIDAKIAWPKTSS comes from the exons AATTTCGTGGTTCGACAATCGAGTCAGAGTGACACAATGGCTCTCTCGGTGAGATTACCAGCTGGGAAGGGACCATACATTGAGCATTACTTGATCCAGGCCAACAAGGGCAAACTAAGCTTGGAAACAAGCGAGAATAGATTTGACAATATCCCTTCATTGATAGCTCACTATTCGCAGTGCTG TGACGAGTTGCCGGTACAGTTGACCTTGCCAAGAGCAATGCGAGAGGCGAAGAATAGGCAACAATTGTCATCGCTGGCGTTGCTTGGCCAAGAATTTTGGCGGTATCCTATGGCAAATCCAAAACCACCAGAAAGTAGTAGCAGTAATACTTCTAGTCTCAGCAGTTTCCACGGTG GCAACAATAaccataataataacaataacaataacgcAGACACGCCTATTACGGAGAATATAGTGCTCAATCTGGCCCCCATATCGTCTCACAATACAC CAGACACCCCCTCTCCGACGAACCCCGTTAACGCGAACACATCGACATTTGCATCATCGTTGCCACGTCAGCCGCGTCCGACTCCGCCGAATACTCTCAATCTGACAACCTTCAATGAACCTTTGAATGACAACAGAAGAGATCGGATCTTATCACCAGGTGATAAACTCTCTCACAAACTGATCTCGCCGAACCTTGTGCAGAGCATACGATGCCCATCACCGGTGGTCCACAATGTGGAGAACAATGTTCTGAGTCCTGCGCAGGATGTCAAGAGCTTTGACAGTCTGAAGAACGGCCTGGACACGCCCAAGTCAACGACAGTCGAGTTCGTCAAGAATTcggagaaatttatttctcccTCAAACTTTCATCAGAACAACCTGTCATGCGCCACGTCACCGGAATTACCGGATATTAGGAACATTGTTGTTGAGAATGATAAAACTACGCAAAATGTGAAAAcgccaccgccaccaccaccAAGATGGGCTAAACCTGGCATCAGTCAGAATCAAAGTAATTTTACTGTAACTACGACGGTGACCTTCAACGTGAATCAGAATAACAGCTTGAACACTTCGCAG CAAAATACACCGTCGGATCACACTACATCACTACTGAGTCCTCAATCTAACAAATCTCTCATTTCCAACTTCTCCATCAAATCACCTCTCTCGCCCATCACACCAGTTTTATCCCCCACCTCCAAGCTAATCTCGAAAACACCCAGCGTACTTTCTCCAAATACTCCTTCTAGCACTAGTAAATCGAAAAGACGGCGTGATCGTGAAAACCGGAAAAATTCCCAACATTATCAAGAGTCAGATATCTTGGAATCATATTATCGCAGTTCTCCAGCTGACAAGATTTCCGACTACGAGGATATCTGGAACACGACCGATCAATCGACGCAGTCGACCTGGAATGACAGGTTGAAAGATAATAAGATTGTTTGCATCTCGCAAGATCGTTTGAGGAATTCCAATGATCATTTGTTGAGTCCCAAAGAATCCGAGAGAAGTCTTATTAGTGAAAGATCACCAGCGGGAGAACAGGTGATTTTGAAGAGTGACAGATTcatctttaaaaaagataagatagGATACAAGGAGATGACAAGTCCAGAGTTTAGTAGCTTCAAGCCTGTTACCGAAATGAAAAGTCCTGATCAGAGTTTATTAGAGGAAATTGGAATGGGAAAGAGACCTGATCTGCTATCCAGAGTTT GCAGTGCCAATTCATTGAACAGTCCGAACACAGTGACGCCTCCGAGAAATAAATTGGGCCTCGTTCTGGCAAATTCAGAAAACAACAGTCCCATGACTCCCGAATCTAAACAGAATAGCCCGTTTTATGCTGAACCAGCTGATGCTATTGCTCAAAATGTTATAGTTGCGAGAAGACGACCAACCAGAAATAATCCAGCAATAAACAAGTACCGACATAGCGAGCCAAACTGGTTACAAGCTCCGACAGGAAACAATGCTAATCAATTGCATCCTATTGACTGGGAAGAACCCACTGAGGAAACAGAAGATAAGACGCCATTAATTTCGTCGTCTGTCGACAACCTGGCAAAGAGATTGGGCCAAACTAGAGAGACGAAAAAGATTCTTCGAGCGAAACCTGTTCAGCCACCGAAGATAAGAACTAAGGTATTCAATGACACTTCCTGGACGGTAGACTCCAGCTGGGAATTTATAG GCAACGACACGGAGGAGCCAGATTGTGAACCAGCGTATGATTGTGATGCCGACTACGACGGTGACAATGTTGCGAGAAAATTCCCGGGTGACGAGGAATGTAATAGAAACATGATTGGCGACACCTTGACAGTTCAAAGTATAATTCTGCAACG ATATCCGGAATTGCTGAAGTCGTCGCCGGACACGTGCGAATCGCTATATAGCGACCGAAACTCCTCGTATGACAACGTAGAAAAGCGGAACGTGGATCGCAACGATACGCCAGATTCGCGGAAAGATCGCACATATGATCCTTCTGAATGGGAGACCATGCTGGACACGGACGTGGAAACCGACATGGAAAAAGTCAAGCGAAACAAGAGTTTTAAAGACCGATTGGATCCTCTTTTGT cgCCGCCACGAATACAAGCGCTTTCGAGAAATCGCGATCAACAAAATGGAACCGGGGCGGCTATTAGAGCTTACGCTCTTCAACTTGCAGCAGACAAAACCACGACCTTTTCGCAGAATATCGACAACTTTATTCAATGCACGCGAGAGAGTAAAGAGGTAACTCCTCACGTGGTGATGCGCAACATGCGGCAGTTCATGTCGGGGATGAAGAATTACCTGGTGAAACATGGTGAACGCGAGTTTGAGAAAGAGGTGGAGAAGGAACGATTAAAGTTACGGCCGAACGAGTTCCTCAATCTCGACGCAATCCTCGAGGATGTGATGATGGGCCTGGTAGTGAGGCCCCTGCGGGAACACGTTTGTCGGCTCTTCATTGATTACTATGTCGCCACTGGAGTGCTCCAGACCCTGGCAGCGAACATCCAGCACGCCCAGGGCAAGACCATTCATGATCTTGGCGTCCGA TCAAAGATCATCCCCCCTTCAGAGGAGAATCTTGAACGCATTCTCAAGTGCATTGAACGACTGCAAAGAGCTGACTCTCCGCTTGAAAAACTGGAGCACCTATTAACAGCCATTTCGGCCATTTTTAATTCT gTGAAGCAAGCTAATTCTGGTAGACATATTACACTGGGTGCCGATGACCTTTTGCCATTGGTGATCTGGGTTTTGGTACGCGGTAAAGTAGTGGACGCGGAAATCGAGGCCGAATACATGTGGGGTCTGTTACACGCTTCCCTATTAAATGGCGAGGGCGGCTATTATTTGACAACACTATCGAGCGCGGTGCATGTTTTAAAGACCTTCATGTCTAGCCAGGGCACCATGTCTACACTAAAC GGATGTGGAACGCCCGACTGTTCGTCTGTGCTGCGGATTTTGGTACCGGATGAACTGCACGGTTCCCTAAACACTAGAACGCTTCCGGTGCGACCTAACATGAACACCAGGGAAATCTGCCGCATCCTCGCGCATAAGATCAGATGCACCAATCCTCAGGATTATGGGCTTTTCAAGTTGGTCCAGGGGGAAG aaaCATTGCTTGGAGATCACGAGTGTCCACAGGAGCTCTCTCACTGCCTTTTCGCCTACAAACGGATCGACGCGAAAATAGCGTGGCCCAAGACCAGTTCTTAA
- the Spri gene encoding protein sprint isoform X6, which translates to MLITKYTTILLRSTNQHIFRSDVFLEPYLQQHGVQVVNSPSTSPPNPLQHRQLTQLHHVQSQESLSSEGSATSEGSSGGSTENSGSEVACDITLIERLIRSHPIWFLPGIQRAGAFHLLQGKEEGNFVVRQSSQSDTMALSVRLPAGKGPYIEHYLIQANKGKLSLETSENRFDNIPSLIAHYSQCCDELPVQLTLPRAMREAKNRQQLSSLALLGQEFWRYPMANPKPPESSSSNTSSLSSFHGGNNNHNNNNNNNADTPITENIVLNLAPISSHNTPDTPSPTNPVNANTSTFASSLPRQPRPTPPNTLNLTTFNEPLNDNRRDRILSPGDKLSHKLISPNLVQSIRCPSPVVHNVENNVLSPAQDVKSFDSLKNGLDTPKSTTVEFVKNSEKFISPSNFHQNNLSCATSPELPDIRNIVVENDKTTQNVKTPPPPPPRWAKPGISQNQSNFTVTTTVTFNVNQNNSLNTSQQNTPSDHTTSLLSPQSNKSLISNFSIKSPLSPITPVLSPTSKLISKTPSVLSPNTPSSTSKSKRRRDRENRKNSQHYQESDILESYYRSSPADKISDYEDIWNTTDQSTQSTWNDRLKDNKIVCISQDRLRNSNDHLLSPKESERSLISERSPAGEQVILKSDRFIFKKDKIGYKEMTSPEFSSFKPVTEMKSPDQSLLEEIGMGKRPDLLSRVCSANSLNSPNTVTPPRNKLGLVLANSENNSPMTPESKQNSPFYAEPADAIAQNVIVARRRPTRNNPAINKYRHSEPNWLQAPTGNNANQLHPIDWEEPTEETEDKTPLISSSVDNLAKRLGQTRETKKILRAKPVQPPKIRTKVFNDTSWTVDSSWEFIGNDTEEPDCEPAYDCDADYDGDNVARKFPGDEECNRNMIGDTLTVQSIILQRYPELLKSSPDTCESLYSDRNSSYDNVEKRNVDRNDTPDSRKDRTYDPSEWETMLDTDVETDMEKVKRNKSFKDRLDPLLSPPRIQALSRNRDQQNGTGAAIRAYALQLAADKTTTFSQNIDNFIQCTRESKEVTPHVVMRNMRQFMSGMKNYLVKHGEREFEKEVEKERLKLRPNEFLNLDAILEDVMMGLVVRPLREHVCRLFIDYYVATGVLQTLAANIQHAQGKTIHDLGVRSKIIPPSEENLERILKCIERLQRADSPLEKLEHLLTAISAIFNSVKQANSGRHITLGADDLLPLVIWVLVRGKVVDAEIEAEYMWGLLHASLLNGEGGYYLTTLSSAVHVLKTFMSSQGTMSTLNGCGTPDCSSVLRILVPDELHGSLNTRTLPVRPNMNTREICRILAHKIRCTNPQDYGLFKLVQGEETLLGDHECPQELSHCLFAYKRIDAKIAWPKTSS; encoded by the exons AATTTCGTGGTTCGACAATCGAGTCAGAGTGACACAATGGCTCTCTCGGTGAGATTACCAGCTGGGAAGGGACCATACATTGAGCATTACTTGATCCAGGCCAACAAGGGCAAACTAAGCTTGGAAACAAGCGAGAATAGATTTGACAATATCCCTTCATTGATAGCTCACTATTCGCAGTGCTG TGACGAGTTGCCGGTACAGTTGACCTTGCCAAGAGCAATGCGAGAGGCGAAGAATAGGCAACAATTGTCATCGCTGGCGTTGCTTGGCCAAGAATTTTGGCGGTATCCTATGGCAAATCCAAAACCACCAGAAAGTAGTAGCAGTAATACTTCTAGTCTCAGCAGTTTCCACGGTG GCAACAATAaccataataataacaataacaataacgcAGACACGCCTATTACGGAGAATATAGTGCTCAATCTGGCCCCCATATCGTCTCACAATACAC CAGACACCCCCTCTCCGACGAACCCCGTTAACGCGAACACATCGACATTTGCATCATCGTTGCCACGTCAGCCGCGTCCGACTCCGCCGAATACTCTCAATCTGACAACCTTCAATGAACCTTTGAATGACAACAGAAGAGATCGGATCTTATCACCAGGTGATAAACTCTCTCACAAACTGATCTCGCCGAACCTTGTGCAGAGCATACGATGCCCATCACCGGTGGTCCACAATGTGGAGAACAATGTTCTGAGTCCTGCGCAGGATGTCAAGAGCTTTGACAGTCTGAAGAACGGCCTGGACACGCCCAAGTCAACGACAGTCGAGTTCGTCAAGAATTcggagaaatttatttctcccTCAAACTTTCATCAGAACAACCTGTCATGCGCCACGTCACCGGAATTACCGGATATTAGGAACATTGTTGTTGAGAATGATAAAACTACGCAAAATGTGAAAAcgccaccgccaccaccaccAAGATGGGCTAAACCTGGCATCAGTCAGAATCAAAGTAATTTTACTGTAACTACGACGGTGACCTTCAACGTGAATCAGAATAACAGCTTGAACACTTCGCAG CAAAATACACCGTCGGATCACACTACATCACTACTGAGTCCTCAATCTAACAAATCTCTCATTTCCAACTTCTCCATCAAATCACCTCTCTCGCCCATCACACCAGTTTTATCCCCCACCTCCAAGCTAATCTCGAAAACACCCAGCGTACTTTCTCCAAATACTCCTTCTAGCACTAGTAAATCGAAAAGACGGCGTGATCGTGAAAACCGGAAAAATTCCCAACATTATCAAGAGTCAGATATCTTGGAATCATATTATCGCAGTTCTCCAGCTGACAAGATTTCCGACTACGAGGATATCTGGAACACGACCGATCAATCGACGCAGTCGACCTGGAATGACAGGTTGAAAGATAATAAGATTGTTTGCATCTCGCAAGATCGTTTGAGGAATTCCAATGATCATTTGTTGAGTCCCAAAGAATCCGAGAGAAGTCTTATTAGTGAAAGATCACCAGCGGGAGAACAGGTGATTTTGAAGAGTGACAGATTcatctttaaaaaagataagatagGATACAAGGAGATGACAAGTCCAGAGTTTAGTAGCTTCAAGCCTGTTACCGAAATGAAAAGTCCTGATCAGAGTTTATTAGAGGAAATTGGAATGGGAAAGAGACCTGATCTGCTATCCAGAGTTT GCAGTGCCAATTCATTGAACAGTCCGAACACAGTGACGCCTCCGAGAAATAAATTGGGCCTCGTTCTGGCAAATTCAGAAAACAACAGTCCCATGACTCCCGAATCTAAACAGAATAGCCCGTTTTATGCTGAACCAGCTGATGCTATTGCTCAAAATGTTATAGTTGCGAGAAGACGACCAACCAGAAATAATCCAGCAATAAACAAGTACCGACATAGCGAGCCAAACTGGTTACAAGCTCCGACAGGAAACAATGCTAATCAATTGCATCCTATTGACTGGGAAGAACCCACTGAGGAAACAGAAGATAAGACGCCATTAATTTCGTCGTCTGTCGACAACCTGGCAAAGAGATTGGGCCAAACTAGAGAGACGAAAAAGATTCTTCGAGCGAAACCTGTTCAGCCACCGAAGATAAGAACTAAGGTATTCAATGACACTTCCTGGACGGTAGACTCCAGCTGGGAATTTATAG GCAACGACACGGAGGAGCCAGATTGTGAACCAGCGTATGATTGTGATGCCGACTACGACGGTGACAATGTTGCGAGAAAATTCCCGGGTGACGAGGAATGTAATAGAAACATGATTGGCGACACCTTGACAGTTCAAAGTATAATTCTGCAACG ATATCCGGAATTGCTGAAGTCGTCGCCGGACACGTGCGAATCGCTATATAGCGACCGAAACTCCTCGTATGACAACGTAGAAAAGCGGAACGTGGATCGCAACGATACGCCAGATTCGCGGAAAGATCGCACATATGATCCTTCTGAATGGGAGACCATGCTGGACACGGACGTGGAAACCGACATGGAAAAAGTCAAGCGAAACAAGAGTTTTAAAGACCGATTGGATCCTCTTTTGT cgCCGCCACGAATACAAGCGCTTTCGAGAAATCGCGATCAACAAAATGGAACCGGGGCGGCTATTAGAGCTTACGCTCTTCAACTTGCAGCAGACAAAACCACGACCTTTTCGCAGAATATCGACAACTTTATTCAATGCACGCGAGAGAGTAAAGAGGTAACTCCTCACGTGGTGATGCGCAACATGCGGCAGTTCATGTCGGGGATGAAGAATTACCTGGTGAAACATGGTGAACGCGAGTTTGAGAAAGAGGTGGAGAAGGAACGATTAAAGTTACGGCCGAACGAGTTCCTCAATCTCGACGCAATCCTCGAGGATGTGATGATGGGCCTGGTAGTGAGGCCCCTGCGGGAACACGTTTGTCGGCTCTTCATTGATTACTATGTCGCCACTGGAGTGCTCCAGACCCTGGCAGCGAACATCCAGCACGCCCAGGGCAAGACCATTCATGATCTTGGCGTCCGA TCAAAGATCATCCCCCCTTCAGAGGAGAATCTTGAACGCATTCTCAAGTGCATTGAACGACTGCAAAGAGCTGACTCTCCGCTTGAAAAACTGGAGCACCTATTAACAGCCATTTCGGCCATTTTTAATTCT gTGAAGCAAGCTAATTCTGGTAGACATATTACACTGGGTGCCGATGACCTTTTGCCATTGGTGATCTGGGTTTTGGTACGCGGTAAAGTAGTGGACGCGGAAATCGAGGCCGAATACATGTGGGGTCTGTTACACGCTTCCCTATTAAATGGCGAGGGCGGCTATTATTTGACAACACTATCGAGCGCGGTGCATGTTTTAAAGACCTTCATGTCTAGCCAGGGCACCATGTCTACACTAAAC GGATGTGGAACGCCCGACTGTTCGTCTGTGCTGCGGATTTTGGTACCGGATGAACTGCACGGTTCCCTAAACACTAGAACGCTTCCGGTGCGACCTAACATGAACACCAGGGAAATCTGCCGCATCCTCGCGCATAAGATCAGATGCACCAATCCTCAGGATTATGGGCTTTTCAAGTTGGTCCAGGGGGAAG aaaCATTGCTTGGAGATCACGAGTGTCCACAGGAGCTCTCTCACTGCCTTTTCGCCTACAAACGGATCGACGCGAAAATAGCGTGGCCCAAGACCAGTTCTTAA